In Gordonia iterans, the following proteins share a genomic window:
- a CDS encoding B-4DMT family transporter yields the protein MDSWLLRGLVMSVVQIAARILLGLAIIAWPVQSPIYRAVAIAVGVLVAVVWGGYDGIRDARANPDPDDYEDLTMRWLKAGLVAGLISCFVCWILGTFWLDGIGQADFWIEMIAGTSFITLLVYVPAFFGVSIGRYLVRREQRKGEDDDWSHHELHNQPTEPVKTGA from the coding sequence ATGGATTCGTGGCTCCTGCGTGGACTCGTCATGTCGGTCGTACAGATCGCCGCTCGTATTCTCCTCGGTCTGGCGATCATCGCCTGGCCGGTCCAGTCGCCGATCTACCGCGCCGTCGCAATCGCCGTCGGGGTGCTGGTCGCCGTCGTCTGGGGTGGCTACGACGGCATCCGCGACGCCCGCGCGAACCCCGACCCCGACGACTACGAAGACCTCACCATGCGCTGGCTCAAGGCCGGTCTGGTCGCCGGTCTGATCTCCTGCTTCGTCTGCTGGATCCTCGGCACCTTCTGGTTGGACGGCATCGGCCAGGCCGATTTCTGGATCGAGATGATCGCGGGCACGTCGTTCATCACCCTGCTGGTGTACGTCCCGGCGTTCTTCGGCGTCAGCATCGGCCGCTACCTGGTGCGCCGCGAGCAGCGCAAGGGCGAGGACGACGACTGGTCGCACCACGAACTGCACAACCAGCCGACCGAGCCGGTCAAGACCGGCGCCTGA